Proteins encoded in a region of the Anopheles ziemanni chromosome 2, idAnoZiCoDA_A2_x.2, whole genome shotgun sequence genome:
- the LOC131289456 gene encoding uncharacterized protein LOC131289456 has protein sequence MDDMYTIHQRAKTDLRGSPFQALLAPPPMATIGLITSTSNNMTTTTSSWSQSPTPHPTSPSGYARFIPLSTSVPSSEPQPRFEALVHENSQGSKGKALPLSGLGGFKETIPSSTHLTESSGSPKVGQSVNSKDAKTNLRPTDTNSTTSSNTFSVRSGVVEGSSFSKITSANLILADDGKEASGSKIGPGQKVPAGFTTSSSSSSSSSKTNVKTNPRASAPSEAEPSGNMNRLDTGDALVSEGNVSKMYFETDNHTRIASQVGSIAVLPCAVRNIGEGVVSWIRRKDYHLLTIGYTTYSSDERFNIIHSEDTEEWPLQIKYVQLRDAGLYECQVSTHPPTSIFVKLDVVEAKAEIFGPSEKYLKPGSMLRLTCRVVQSNEPPLYIFWYHNSRMINYDTHRGVNVSTEADNRYSELVITHTNTLNSGNYSCVSNNAVAASTLVHILNGENPAAMQHGDHGNAVLTASHMHLSLIVVTYQVIRFISTIFS, from the exons GCCTAATTACCTCCACCAGCAATAATATgacaaccaccaccagcagttGGTCGCAGAGCCCTACTCCCCACCCAACATCCCCTTCCGGATATGCTCGATTCATCCCTCTATCCACCTCAGTTCCTTCGAGTGAACCGCAGCCacgctttgaagcacttgttcaTGAGAACTCACAAGGATCGAAAGGGAAAGCGCTTCCTTTAAGCGGGTTGGGAGGGTTCAAAGAAACGATTCCGTCATCCACGCATTTGACAGAAAGCAGTGGTTCGCCAAAGGTTGGCCAGAGTGTTAATAGTAAGGACGCAAAGACGAACTTAAGGCCAACCGATACCaactccaccacctccagcaACACCTTTTCCGTGAGGTCGGGTGTCGTCGAAGGAAGtagttttagtaaaatcacTAGCGCCAATCTAATACTTGCCGACGATGGTAAAGAAGCGTCCGGGTCGAAGATAGGTCCAGGTCAGAAGGTTCCTGCGGGATTCACAAcaagcagcagtagcagcagtagtagtagtaaaacTAACGTCAAAACCAACCCTCGGGCGAGTGCTCCGTCCGAGGCCGAGCCCAGTGGCAACATGAACCGCCTCGACACGGGGGACGCCCTGGTTTCCGAGGGCAACGTCAGCAAAATGTACTTCGAAACCGACAACCACACGAGGATCGCGTCGCAGGTCGGCTCGATAGCGGTGCTCCCGTGTGCGGTCCGGAACATCGGCGAGGGAGTG GTGTCGTGGATTAGGCGGAAAGATTATCACCTACTAACGATAGGGTACACCACCTACAGTAGTGACGAGCGGTTCAATATCATCCACTCGGAAGATACGGAG GAATGGCCTCTGCAGATAAAATACGTGCAACTGCGAGATGCCGGCCTCTACGAGTGTCAGGTGTCGACGCATCCACCGACGTCGATCTTCGTCAAGCTGGACGTCGTGG AAGCGAAAGCGGAAATTTTCGGTCCCTCGGAAAAGTATCTGAAGCCGGGATCGATGCTGAGACTGACGTGTCGAGTCGTGCAGAGCAATGAACCACCGTTGTACATATTTTGGTACCACAACAGTCGCATGATCAACTACGACACGCACCGGGGCGTCAATGTGTCGACGGAGGCGG ATAATCGTTACTCGGAGCTCGTCAtaacacacaccaacacgctGAATTCCGGAAACTACTCATGCGTGTCGAACAATGCCGTCGCTGCATCGACGCTGGTGCACATCCTGAATG GCGAAAACCCTGCGGCGATGCAACATGGCGATCACGGCAACGCAGTTCTTACGGCGTCGCATATGCATTTATCGCTTATAGTTGTGACATATCAGGTGATCCGTTTTATTTCGACCATTTTCTCGTAG